A stretch of Paenibacillus mucilaginosus 3016 DNA encodes these proteins:
- the nasC gene encoding assimilatory nitrate reductase catalytic subunit NasC — protein sequence MSDFLRHFQKQQAVQPPREKTTKTECPYCSVQCTMNLHEEKSIKVSRYSVTPNKEDPVTDGRLCVKGLNAHSHAVDDRRLRYPMLRIGGTLSPITWEDALGRIRSEVTEIQRKYGKDAVGVYGGGSLTNEECYLLGKFARVALGTKHIDYNGRFCMSAAAGASNLTFGIDRGLTNPLSEVPLAKCIILAGTNIAECQPTIMQTFRKARQEGCKIIVIDPRETATCSIADIHLKVRPGYDAALANGMLKVLLEEGYVDRAFVEERTTGFAELEEHLKKVSLAEVAALCGIPPQLIVEAARIYGAAETGMIFTARGVEQHASGVANVRNFLNMVLLTGKIGKPGCGYGAVTGQANGQGGREHGQKADQLPGYRLIENEEHRAYIAKVWGVPEESLPRKGVSAYEMMESINRGEIKGLIILGSNPIVSNPNAALVEEALKKLDFLLVIDLFESETAKLAHMVLPGSSYLEDEGTMTQLEGRVLVRRAIRPLPGKARLDWKILCDIAEVLGKGEYFRYTKAEEIFQELRIASKGGKADYSGMTYERIEQSHGMFWPCPEEGHPGTPRMFENGFAHEDGRARLAPIEHQNPKEVATRKYPYLLTTGRVLQHYLSGVQTRNTSELNSKYPEPLLEIHPDTAGEIGLVNGGRAKVTSKRGTIRLKVKYSAKIRQDTVFVPFHWGGDQCVNRLTNPALDPVCRMPEFKVCAVSISPN from the coding sequence ATGAGCGATTTTTTGAGACATTTTCAGAAACAGCAGGCGGTCCAGCCTCCGCGTGAAAAAACGACCAAAACCGAGTGCCCCTACTGCAGCGTGCAGTGTACGATGAATCTCCATGAGGAGAAGTCGATTAAGGTAAGCCGTTATTCCGTCACCCCTAATAAGGAAGATCCGGTGACGGACGGCCGCCTGTGCGTCAAAGGGTTGAATGCTCATTCCCACGCGGTGGACGACCGCCGGCTCCGCTATCCGATGCTGCGCATCGGCGGCACCCTGAGTCCGATTACCTGGGAGGACGCCCTCGGGCGGATCCGCAGCGAGGTGACGGAGATTCAGCGCAAGTACGGCAAGGATGCCGTCGGTGTCTACGGGGGCGGCTCGCTGACCAACGAGGAGTGCTACCTGCTCGGCAAGTTCGCCCGGGTGGCCCTCGGCACGAAGCATATCGACTACAACGGCCGCTTCTGCATGTCGGCGGCGGCCGGCGCGTCGAACCTGACCTTCGGAATCGACAGGGGACTGACGAATCCGCTGTCCGAGGTGCCTTTGGCCAAGTGCATCATCCTGGCCGGTACGAACATCGCCGAGTGCCAGCCGACGATCATGCAGACGTTCCGCAAGGCGAGGCAGGAAGGCTGCAAGATCATCGTGATCGATCCGCGGGAGACGGCGACCTGTTCCATCGCGGACATTCACCTGAAGGTCAGACCCGGTTACGATGCCGCACTGGCGAACGGGATGCTCAAGGTGCTGCTGGAGGAAGGCTACGTGGACCGCGCCTTCGTCGAAGAACGGACGACCGGCTTCGCCGAGCTGGAGGAGCACCTGAAGAAGGTCTCCCTGGCCGAGGTGGCGGCGCTCTGCGGCATCCCCCCGCAGCTCATCGTGGAAGCGGCGAGAATCTACGGGGCGGCGGAGACGGGCATGATCTTCACGGCCCGTGGCGTAGAGCAGCATGCCAGCGGCGTGGCCAACGTGCGCAACTTCCTGAACATGGTGCTCCTCACAGGCAAAATCGGCAAACCCGGCTGCGGTTATGGGGCCGTGACCGGCCAGGCGAACGGCCAGGGCGGACGCGAGCATGGACAGAAGGCCGACCAGCTGCCGGGGTACCGGCTGATCGAGAACGAAGAGCACCGGGCTTATATCGCCAAGGTGTGGGGCGTTCCGGAAGAGTCGCTTCCGCGCAAGGGCGTGTCGGCTTACGAGATGATGGAGAGCATCAACCGGGGGGAGATCAAGGGACTGATCATCCTGGGCTCGAACCCGATCGTGTCGAATCCGAATGCCGCGCTCGTGGAAGAGGCGCTGAAGAAGCTGGACTTCCTGCTCGTCATCGACCTGTTCGAGTCGGAGACGGCGAAGCTGGCCCACATGGTGCTGCCGGGCTCCTCGTACCTTGAGGACGAGGGCACGATGACGCAGCTTGAAGGGCGCGTTCTGGTGAGAAGGGCGATCCGCCCGCTCCCGGGCAAGGCGCGGCTCGACTGGAAGATTCTCTGCGATATCGCCGAGGTGCTCGGCAAGGGGGAGTACTTCCGCTATACCAAGGCGGAGGAAATCTTCCAGGAGCTGCGGATCGCCTCGAAGGGCGGCAAGGCGGATTACTCGGGCATGACCTATGAGCGGATCGAACAGTCGCACGGGATGTTCTGGCCCTGTCCGGAGGAAGGCCATCCGGGAACGCCCCGGATGTTCGAGAACGGCTTCGCCCACGAGGACGGCCGCGCCAGGCTGGCGCCGATCGAGCACCAGAATCCGAAGGAGGTCGCCACGCGCAAATACCCTTACCTGCTCACGACAGGCCGGGTGCTCCAGCACTACTTGTCCGGGGTGCAGACCCGCAACACCTCCGAGCTCAATTCCAAGTATCCGGAGCCGCTGCTGGAGATCCATCCGGATACGGCGGGGGAGATCGGCCTCGTGAACGGAGGCCGGGCCAAGGTGACCTCGAAGCGGGGCACGATCCGCCTCAAGGTCAAGTATTCGGCGAAGATCCGCCAGGATACGGTGTTCGTGCCCTTCCACTGGGGCGGTGACCAATGCGTCAACCGGCTCACGAACCCGGCGCTCGACCCGGTGTGCCGGATGCCGGAGTTCAAGGTATGCGCGGTATCGATCTCACCGAACTAA